In a single window of the Zea mays cultivar B73 chromosome 5, Zm-B73-REFERENCE-NAM-5.0, whole genome shotgun sequence genome:
- the LOC100383714 gene encoding uncharacterized protein LOC100383714: protein MTHFWRFMTYALPGFSYLAFSATAAFMQHLILYFWNRFEVPALQRFMRSRAHIHQQTGVHITSSTIYTSTLHIARVNVRDPGTINDGLGAAREADALLVQDESTRSQQEGQQNGISEPAANNALQYQEQNPQRAGSTPAGSGSLNPFGSLLLWLLGGGASDGIVSFFSMFRDVRDHGQDYTDPPRNGNDQVT, encoded by the exons ATGACACATTTCTGGCGCTTTATGACTTATGCTTTACCAGGCTTCTCATATCTGGCTTTCTCTGCTACGGCAGCATTCATGCAGCACCTGATTTTATATTTTTGGAACCGTTTTGAG GTGCCAGCTCTCCAGAGATTCATGCGAAGTCGAGCACACATTCACCAGCAAACAGGTGTCCACATTACATCCTCAACTATCTACACTTCTACCTTACACATTGCTAGGGTAAATGTGAGGGACCCTGGTACAATAAACGATGGCCTCGGTGCTGCTCGTGAAGCAGATGCCCTATTGGTTCAGGATGAGTCTACCAGGAGCCAGCAAGAGGGTCAACAGAATGGAATTTCTGAGCCAGCTGCCAACAATGCTCTCCAGTATCAAGAGCAAAACCCTCAGCGAGCTGGAAGTACCCCTGCAGGCTCAGGCTCCCTCAACCCATTTGGGTCCCTTTTGCTGTGGTTGCTGGGAGGCGGTGCTTCTGATGGCATAGTTTCTTTCTTCTCTATGTTCAGAGATGTTCGTGATCATGGTCAAGATTACACCGATCCACCTCGAAATGGAAATGATCAGGTGACATAG